One genomic window of Pigmentiphaga litoralis includes the following:
- a CDS encoding LysR family transcriptional regulator produces MSPLDQLGAMAVFARIVETLSYTQAAASLGVAKSSVSKDIARLEASLGVVLLRRTTRRIDVTEIGRAYYAYCARVLAEQKGANQFLRQTTEEPVGNLRVTAPVTFGNRAVMPALCRFVERNALVQSDLELTDRTVDPQEADLDVVVVISRDPPDNAESRMLMPIEWGLYASPAYLSQHPPVRVPDDLRRHGFLSFRGPAHSPALMLRKGKREIELQVRHLLRVNNSTAVMRGTTSGLGVGYLPQYVANEAVHAGTLTRLLPDWSSETRIAYATYLESRYLLPRVRLFIDTLVEYCQEHGHALRGT; encoded by the coding sequence GTGAGTCCATTGGATCAGCTTGGTGCGATGGCGGTGTTCGCCCGCATCGTCGAGACCCTCAGCTATACGCAGGCGGCGGCGTCCCTGGGCGTCGCCAAATCGTCGGTCAGCAAGGACATCGCGCGGCTCGAAGCGTCGCTGGGCGTGGTGCTGCTTCGGCGCACCACCCGCAGGATCGACGTGACCGAGATCGGCCGCGCCTACTACGCCTACTGCGCGCGCGTGCTGGCCGAACAGAAAGGCGCCAACCAGTTCCTGCGGCAGACGACCGAAGAACCGGTGGGCAATCTGCGGGTAACCGCGCCCGTGACCTTCGGCAATCGCGCCGTCATGCCCGCCTTGTGCCGGTTCGTCGAACGGAATGCCCTCGTGCAGTCCGACCTGGAACTGACCGACCGCACGGTGGACCCGCAAGAAGCCGATCTGGATGTGGTGGTCGTCATCAGCCGCGACCCGCCCGACAACGCCGAATCCCGGATGCTGATGCCGATTGAGTGGGGCCTGTATGCAAGCCCCGCCTACCTGTCGCAGCATCCGCCCGTGCGGGTGCCCGACGACCTGCGGCGTCACGGCTTCCTGTCCTTCCGCGGCCCCGCCCACTCGCCGGCCCTGATGCTGCGCAAAGGCAAACGCGAAATCGAATTGCAGGTGCGCCACCTGCTGCGCGTCAATAACAGCACCGCCGTCATGCGCGGCACCACGTCGGGCCTCGGCGTCGGCTACCTGCCGCAATACGTCGCCAACGAAGCCGTGCACGCCGGCACGCTTACGCGCCTGCTGCCCGACTGGTCCTCCGAAACCCGCATCGCCTACGCCACCTACCTGGAAAGCCGCTACCTGCTGCCCCGCGTGCGGCTGTTCATCGATACCTTGGTGGAGTACTGCCAGGAGCATGGGCACGCGCTGCGCGGGACGTGA
- the fghA gene encoding S-formylglutathione hydrolase, producing MLELLNEHRCFGGHQRFYRHASTAIGLPMKFSVFVPEGAEAGKVPVLFYLAGLTCTEETFMTKGGAQQFAAEHGIMLVAPDTSPRGANVPGEADSWDFGVGAGFYVDATQAPWSTHYRMDSYVTQELFDIVTSELPGDADRVGIFGHSMGGHGALVLALRNPGRFKSVSAFAPIAAPSQCPWGHKALGNYLGPDRAAWARYDATALMATMQSPFPQGILVDQGLADKFLAEQLYPDAFEAACQQAGQPLTLRRHEGYDHGYYFISTFIKDHVAFHARNLQG from the coding sequence ATGCTTGAACTCCTGAACGAACACCGCTGCTTTGGCGGACACCAGCGCTTCTACCGGCACGCGTCGACCGCGATCGGCCTGCCCATGAAGTTCTCGGTGTTCGTGCCCGAAGGCGCCGAGGCCGGCAAGGTGCCCGTGCTGTTCTACCTGGCCGGCCTGACGTGTACTGAAGAAACCTTCATGACCAAAGGCGGCGCGCAGCAATTCGCGGCCGAGCACGGCATCATGCTGGTCGCGCCCGACACCAGCCCGCGCGGCGCCAACGTGCCCGGCGAAGCGGACAGCTGGGACTTTGGCGTGGGCGCCGGCTTTTATGTCGACGCCACCCAGGCGCCCTGGTCCACCCATTACCGGATGGACAGCTACGTGACGCAGGAACTGTTCGACATCGTCACGTCCGAGCTGCCCGGCGACGCCGATCGCGTGGGCATCTTCGGCCATTCGATGGGCGGCCACGGCGCGCTGGTCCTGGCGCTGCGCAACCCCGGCCGCTTCAAGTCGGTTTCGGCTTTCGCACCGATCGCCGCGCCCAGCCAGTGCCCCTGGGGGCACAAAGCCCTGGGCAATTACCTGGGACCGGACCGCGCGGCCTGGGCACGGTACGACGCCACCGCGCTGATGGCGACGATGCAGTCACCGTTCCCGCAAGGCATTCTGGTGGACCAGGGCCTGGCCGACAAATTCCTGGCGGAGCAGCTGTACCCCGACGCCTTCGAAGCCGCCTGCCAGCAGGCCGGCCAGCCGCTGACACTGCGGCGGCACGAGGGGTACGACCATGGGTACTACTTCATCTCGACGTTCATAAAGGATCACGTGGCGTTTCATGCGCGGAATCTGCAAGGATGA
- a CDS encoding S-(hydroxymethyl)glutathione dehydrogenase/class III alcohol dehydrogenase gives MKTKAAIAWKAGSPLTIEEVDLEGPRAGEVLVEIKATGICHTDYYTLSGADPEGIFPSILGHEGAGIVLETGPGVTSVKKDDHVIPLYTPECRQCKFCLSRKTNLCQAIRSTQGRGLMPDATSRFSLDGKPIFHYMGTSTFSNYIVVPEIALAKIREDAPFDKACYIGCGVTTGVGAVVFSAKVEAGANVVVFGLGGIGLNVIQGAKMVGANKIIGIDLNPEREAMARKFGMTDFINPSKVENVVDAIVQLTDGGADYSFECIGNVKTMRQALECCHKGWGQSFIIGVAAAGEEIATRPFQLVTGREWKGSAFGGARGRTDVPTIVDWYMDGKLNIDDLITHTLPLERINEGFDLMKSGESIRSVVLY, from the coding sequence ATGAAGACCAAAGCCGCCATCGCATGGAAAGCCGGATCCCCCCTGACCATCGAAGAAGTCGACCTTGAAGGGCCGCGTGCCGGCGAAGTCCTGGTCGAGATCAAGGCCACCGGCATCTGCCACACCGATTACTACACGCTGTCGGGCGCCGACCCGGAAGGCATCTTCCCGTCCATCCTGGGTCACGAAGGCGCCGGCATCGTGCTCGAAACCGGCCCGGGCGTCACGTCCGTCAAGAAAGACGATCACGTCATTCCGCTCTACACCCCCGAATGCCGCCAGTGCAAGTTTTGCCTTTCGCGCAAAACCAACCTGTGTCAGGCCATTCGCAGCACGCAGGGCCGCGGCCTGATGCCCGACGCCACCTCGCGCTTTTCGCTGGATGGCAAGCCGATCTTCCATTACATGGGCACGTCGACCTTTTCGAACTACATCGTGGTCCCGGAAATCGCGCTGGCCAAGATTCGTGAAGACGCGCCCTTCGACAAGGCCTGCTACATCGGCTGCGGCGTGACCACCGGCGTGGGCGCCGTGGTGTTCAGCGCCAAGGTCGAAGCCGGCGCCAACGTGGTCGTGTTCGGCCTGGGCGGCATCGGCCTCAACGTGATCCAGGGCGCCAAGATGGTCGGCGCCAACAAGATCATCGGCATCGACCTGAACCCCGAACGCGAAGCCATGGCCCGCAAGTTCGGCATGACCGACTTCATCAACCCGTCCAAGGTCGAGAACGTGGTCGACGCCATCGTGCAACTGACCGACGGCGGCGCCGACTACAGCTTCGAATGCATCGGCAACGTCAAGACGATGCGCCAGGCGCTGGAATGCTGCCACAAGGGTTGGGGCCAGTCCTTCATCATCGGCGTGGCCGCGGCCGGCGAAGAAATCGCCACGCGTCCGTTCCAGCTGGTGACCGGCCGCGAATGGAAAGGCTCGGCCTTCGGCGGCGCACGCGGCCGCACCGACGTGCCCACCATCGTCGACTGGTACATGGACGGCAAGCTGAACATCGACGACCTGATCACGCACACCCTGCCCCTGGAACGCATCAACGAAGGCTTCGACCTGATGAAGAGCGGCGAGTCGATCCGGTCCGTGGTGCTGTATTGA
- a CDS encoding methyl-accepting chemotaxis protein: protein MRNNQPVTAVEHFVDAHRPVVTTTDLTGRITYANPAFIEVSGFTREELLGEHHNIVRHPDMPSEAFADMWNTLKRGQPWRGMVKNRSKDGGFYWVEAYATPLHDNGKLVGYMSVRNAADRAEVARAADLYAAIKRGAARFPVTPRRRWWHDPTPWGVGVAAATIGLFAGMYLAPHWGWLAGEAALLAAGVALWRRRVSGPIRRADQALDAIGQGVLSIGIQGKHQFDLLGLPMRIESTRIHLRSTLCDVLQVAGAVEGGADRVGREIAAISSVVDEQRDRITRIAAAVEEMSVAIAEASQHTATALSLSESALGEVDTAEGKIGDSVRGTHSVADAVGRTNQQIGSLHALVSTISGVTRAISEIASQTRLLSLNAAIEAARAGENGRGFGVVAEEVRTLSDRTAGSTDDIGHALEAITRFATETSRSMEEAVASVKNSGEQIRESAGFFERVRQSSSMVVERSRDISDMLQQQSAASQEVATSMEGISGEVERTAASVSSLSTATDTLRGSVQDMRQLLVRYEESLTA from the coding sequence ATGCGCAACAATCAGCCGGTTACCGCGGTCGAACATTTTGTCGACGCCCATCGTCCCGTGGTGACGACCACCGACCTGACCGGGCGTATCACCTATGCGAACCCGGCCTTTATCGAAGTCAGCGGGTTCACGCGGGAAGAGCTGCTGGGGGAACACCACAACATCGTCCGCCACCCCGACATGCCGTCCGAAGCGTTTGCCGACATGTGGAACACGCTCAAGCGCGGACAGCCGTGGCGCGGCATGGTCAAGAACCGCAGCAAGGATGGCGGCTTCTATTGGGTCGAAGCGTACGCAACGCCCTTGCATGACAACGGCAAGCTGGTCGGCTACATGTCGGTCCGCAACGCGGCCGACCGTGCCGAGGTGGCGCGCGCGGCCGACCTGTATGCGGCGATCAAGCGTGGCGCGGCCCGTTTTCCGGTCACGCCGCGCCGCCGCTGGTGGCACGACCCGACGCCGTGGGGCGTGGGCGTGGCGGCGGCCACGATCGGCCTGTTCGCGGGCATGTACCTGGCGCCGCACTGGGGCTGGCTGGCGGGGGAAGCCGCCTTGCTGGCGGCGGGCGTGGCGCTGTGGCGCCGCCGGGTCAGCGGCCCGATCCGCCGCGCCGACCAGGCGCTGGATGCGATAGGCCAGGGCGTGCTGTCGATTGGCATCCAGGGCAAACATCAGTTCGACCTGCTGGGCCTGCCCATGCGGATCGAGTCCACGCGCATCCACTTGCGTTCGACCCTGTGCGACGTCCTGCAGGTGGCGGGCGCGGTGGAAGGCGGCGCGGATCGCGTGGGCCGCGAAATCGCGGCGATCAGCAGCGTGGTCGATGAACAGCGCGATCGCATCACCCGCATCGCGGCGGCTGTCGAAGAAATGAGCGTGGCGATTGCCGAAGCCTCGCAGCACACGGCCACGGCCCTGTCCTTGTCGGAATCGGCGCTGGGCGAGGTCGACACGGCCGAAGGCAAGATCGGCGATTCGGTGCGCGGCACGCATTCGGTGGCCGATGCCGTGGGCCGCACCAATCAGCAGATCGGGTCGCTGCATGCGCTGGTGTCGACCATTTCCGGGGTGACCCGGGCGATCAGCGAGATCGCCAGCCAGACCCGCCTGCTGTCCTTGAACGCCGCCATCGAAGCGGCGCGCGCGGGCGAAAACGGCCGCGGCTTTGGTGTGGTGGCCGAAGAAGTGCGGACGCTGTCGGACCGCACGGCAGGCAGCACGGACGACATTGGTCACGCACTCGAAGCCATCACGCGCTTTGCCACGGAAACGTCGCGGTCGATGGAAGAGGCCGTGGCGTCGGTCAAGAACAGTGGCGAACAGATCCGCGAAAGCGCGGGCTTTTTCGAACGGGTGCGCCAGTCGTCGTCGATGGTGGTGGAACGGTCGCGCGACATTTCCGACATGCTGCAGCAGCAGTCGGCCGCGTCGCAGGAAGTCGCCACCAGCATGGAAGGCATCTCGGGCGAGGTCGAACGCACGGCCGCCTCGGTATCGTCCTTGTCGACCGCCACCGATACGCTGCGCGGGTCCGTGCAGGACATGCGGCAACTGCTGGTCCGATACGAAGAATCCTTGACGGCGTAA
- the dacB gene encoding D-alanyl-D-alanine carboxypeptidase/D-alanyl-D-alanine endopeptidase — protein MVRLLGAIAIAASSALSFAAAAQSLPPELTGAWAATGLPESALSVVVEEVDGQRLIGVNPQQPRNPASVMKLVTTFSALDSLGPAYVWRTQLLVEPGTTRLPDGSLSGPLYLRASGDPEFQLEDLWSLLRELRVRGVRRIPELIVDRSIFGPVAIDPGAFDNDPSRPYNASPDAWMVGLGAVRLLFTPDRDARQWRVVMDPPLPGVRVDGVPKWSDAVCPGSPVVSTEPFITPSGGVSMRVTGTAAGSCGEFTVYRLALPQPAHAEATFKLMWQEQGGTLTGRIRQGQVPPDAVLFASHDSPPLGDVVRRINKLSNNVMARSLLLTLGANHERGPATVASGGQAVSAILAARGLNFPELVLDNGSGLSRDGRISADSLSRLLGSAWKSAVMPEFVSSLAISGTDGTVRRRLRDPSAQGMAHLKTGSLRDVRAMAGYVLANSGKRYLVVSVVNDEKAQSVNAFNDQLIAWIAAR, from the coding sequence ATGGTGCGCCTGCTCGGCGCCATCGCCATTGCCGCGTCGTCAGCCCTTTCTTTTGCCGCCGCTGCCCAATCCCTTCCGCCGGAACTGACCGGCGCCTGGGCCGCCACCGGCCTGCCCGAATCGGCGCTGTCGGTCGTGGTGGAAGAGGTGGACGGCCAGCGCCTGATCGGCGTGAACCCGCAGCAGCCGCGCAACCCCGCGTCGGTCATGAAGCTGGTCACCACCTTCAGCGCGCTCGACAGCCTGGGTCCGGCCTACGTCTGGCGCACCCAGTTGCTGGTCGAACCGGGCACCACGCGCCTGCCCGATGGCAGCCTGTCGGGCCCGCTGTACCTGCGGGCCAGCGGCGATCCGGAATTCCAGCTGGAAGACTTGTGGAGCCTGCTGCGCGAACTGCGGGTGCGGGGCGTCCGCCGTATTCCCGAACTCATCGTCGACCGCAGCATTTTTGGTCCGGTGGCCATCGATCCGGGCGCGTTCGACAATGACCCTTCGCGTCCGTATAACGCCAGCCCCGACGCCTGGATGGTCGGGCTGGGCGCCGTGCGCCTGCTGTTCACGCCTGACCGCGATGCGCGCCAGTGGCGGGTGGTCATGGATCCGCCCTTGCCCGGTGTGCGGGTCGATGGCGTGCCCAAGTGGTCGGATGCCGTCTGCCCCGGATCACCCGTGGTCTCGACCGAGCCTTTCATTACGCCCAGCGGCGGCGTGTCGATGCGGGTGACGGGCACCGCGGCCGGGTCGTGTGGCGAGTTCACCGTGTACCGGCTGGCGCTGCCCCAGCCCGCCCATGCCGAAGCGACCTTCAAGCTGATGTGGCAGGAGCAGGGCGGGACATTGACCGGCCGCATCCGCCAGGGGCAGGTGCCGCCCGACGCGGTGCTGTTCGCATCGCACGATTCGCCGCCCCTGGGCGATGTGGTGCGGCGCATCAACAAGCTCAGCAACAACGTGATGGCGCGGTCGCTGCTGCTGACCCTGGGCGCCAACCATGAGCGCGGACCGGCCACGGTGGCCAGCGGCGGGCAGGCCGTCAGCGCGATTCTGGCGGCGCGCGGCCTGAACTTTCCCGAGCTGGTGCTCGATAACGGATCAGGGCTTTCCCGCGATGGTCGCATCTCGGCCGACAGCCTGAGCCGGCTGCTGGGGTCGGCGTGGAAGTCGGCCGTCATGCCCGAGTTCGTGTCATCGCTGGCGATCTCCGGGACCGATGGCACCGTGCGCCGGCGGCTGCGCGATCCGTCGGCGCAGGGCATGGCCCACCTCAAGACCGGGTCGCTGCGCGACGTGCGGGCCATGGCCGGCTACGTGCTCGCCAACAGCGGCAAGCGGTACCTGGTCGTGAGCGTGGTCAACGACGAGAAAGCGCAGTCGGTCAATGCCTTCAATGACCAGCTCATCGCTTGGATCGCCGCGCGCTAA
- a CDS encoding DUF883 family protein: MSTAGKEKLITDVKVVLTDAEDLLKQAAASTGDRAIELRESALASLKRAKEKLVDVQDSVMERSKQAARVTDDFVHESPWRAIGIAAAVGFLAGLVVNSGRR; the protein is encoded by the coding sequence ATGTCTACAGCCGGAAAAGAAAAGCTCATCACCGATGTGAAAGTGGTGCTGACTGACGCAGAAGATCTGCTCAAGCAAGCCGCAGCCAGCACGGGCGACCGTGCCATTGAACTGCGTGAAAGCGCGCTGGCATCGCTCAAGCGCGCCAAGGAAAAACTGGTCGACGTGCAGGACTCCGTCATGGAACGCAGCAAGCAGGCTGCCCGCGTCACCGACGACTTCGTCCATGAAAGCCCCTGGCGCGCCATCGGCATCGCCGCCGCGGTCGGCTTCCTGGCTGGCCTGGTCGTCAACAGCGGTCGTCGTTAA
- a CDS encoding phage holin family protein → MPGPLPLVGSLRSLAATSVGILKTRLELVAIELAEEKTRLMGLLILALAGLLCLAIGLLMFSFLVVVAFWDTDHRLLSILLVGLVYLVLGIGMLLAVRKKAIDAPIAFEETLAELERDRELLAGDEPDDAYRSRP, encoded by the coding sequence GTGCCCGGACCTCTCCCACTGGTCGGATCGCTCAGGTCGCTTGCCGCTACGTCGGTAGGCATCCTCAAGACGCGGCTTGAACTCGTTGCGATAGAACTCGCCGAGGAAAAGACGCGTCTGATGGGCCTGCTGATCCTGGCGCTGGCCGGCCTGCTGTGTCTGGCGATCGGCCTGCTGATGTTCTCGTTCCTGGTCGTCGTCGCCTTCTGGGACACCGATCATCGTCTGCTCTCCATCTTGCTGGTAGGCCTCGTCTACCTGGTGCTGGGGATCGGCATGCTGCTCGCGGTTCGCAAGAAAGCGATCGATGCACCGATCGCCTTCGAGGAAACGCTGGCGGAACTGGAACGGGATCGTGAGCTGCTCGCGGGCGACGAACCCGACGACGCCTACCGGAGCCGGCCATGA
- a CDS encoding DUF3318 domain-containing protein, with protein MSDARSQLATRKELLLARASIERMEFAAHAGRVKSAATPSALIRLALPARVLGQQGPAIALSVFQNLRRYPIVSSAISMLLARVASGGVFKLAKLGGVAAVAMQAYKIWRAVNGPGGGRYY; from the coding sequence ATGAGCGACGCGCGTTCGCAACTGGCCACCCGCAAGGAACTGCTGCTGGCGCGGGCGTCCATCGAACGGATGGAGTTCGCGGCGCATGCGGGCCGGGTCAAGTCGGCGGCCACCCCGTCGGCTCTGATCCGCCTGGCCCTTCCAGCACGCGTGCTGGGGCAGCAGGGTCCTGCGATCGCGCTCAGCGTGTTCCAGAACCTGCGGCGTTACCCGATCGTGTCGTCGGCCATTTCGATGTTGCTGGCCCGCGTGGCGTCCGGCGGCGTCTTCAAGCTGGCGAAACTGGGCGGCGTCGCGGCCGTTGCGATGCAGGCGTACAAGATCTGGCGCGCGGTCAACGGACCGGGCGGCGGACGGTACTACTGA
- a CDS encoding peptidylprolyl isomerase, translating into MAQATARHILVSTEAKAAELKSAIEGGADFAQIAKENSSCPSGRNGGELGSFGPGQMVKEFDTVVFSAPINVVQGPVKTQFGYHLLEVTSRS; encoded by the coding sequence ATGGCCCAAGCCACCGCCCGTCACATCCTGGTTTCGACTGAAGCCAAGGCCGCAGAACTGAAAAGCGCCATTGAAGGCGGCGCCGACTTTGCACAGATCGCAAAAGAAAACTCGAGCTGCCCGTCGGGCCGCAACGGTGGCGAGCTTGGCTCGTTCGGTCCTGGCCAGATGGTCAAGGAATTCGACACCGTCGTGTTCAGCGCCCCGATCAACGTCGTGCAAGGCCCGGTAAAGACCCAGTTCGGCTACCACCTGCTGGAAGTCACCAGCCGCAGCTAA
- the ubiD gene encoding 4-hydroxy-3-polyprenylbenzoate decarboxylase, whose translation MKYRDLRDFIRQLESMGELKRITTPVSTHLEITEISDRVLRAGGPALLFEHVTQPGRGRAAMPVLANLFGTPKRVALGMGADDVSALKDVGELLASLREPEPPRGFKDALAKVSMLKSALWDMAPRTVRSAPCQEVVIEGADVDLGALPIQHCWPGDVAPLLAWGLVVTKGPQRKRQNLGIYRQQPIARNKLIMRWLSHRGGALDFRDHMLAHPGEPFPVSVALGADPATILGAVTPVPDALSEYQFAGLLRGGRTETVKCIGNDLTVPASAEIVLEGYLLPSTDPRAVAPVVPDGVTPPPSTGYEMALEGPYGDHTGYYNEQDWFPVFTVERITMRRDPIYHSTYTGKPPDEPAVLGVALNEVFTPLLRRQLPEIVDFYLPPEGCSYRMAVVSIRKQYAGHAKRVMFGIWSILRQFMYTKFIVVVDEDIDVRDWAEVIWAITTRMDPVRDTLLVENTPIDYLDFASPVSGLGGKMGLDATNKWPGETTREWGTPIVMNDEVKSRVDAMWGELGL comes from the coding sequence GTGAAATACCGCGATCTCAGAGACTTCATCCGCCAGCTCGAATCCATGGGCGAGCTCAAGCGGATCACCACCCCGGTGTCCACTCACCTTGAAATCACCGAAATTTCCGACCGCGTGCTGCGTGCCGGGGGTCCGGCGCTGCTGTTCGAACATGTGACGCAGCCGGGCCGGGGCCGTGCGGCGATGCCCGTGCTGGCCAACCTGTTCGGCACGCCCAAGCGAGTCGCCCTGGGCATGGGCGCCGACGACGTGAGCGCATTGAAGGACGTGGGCGAGCTGCTGGCGTCGCTGCGCGAACCGGAACCCCCACGCGGTTTCAAGGACGCGCTGGCCAAGGTGTCGATGCTCAAGTCGGCCCTGTGGGACATGGCACCGCGCACCGTGCGCAGCGCGCCGTGCCAGGAAGTGGTGATCGAGGGCGCCGACGTGGACCTGGGCGCCCTGCCCATCCAGCATTGCTGGCCCGGCGACGTGGCGCCCTTGCTGGCGTGGGGCCTGGTGGTGACCAAGGGCCCGCAGCGCAAGCGCCAGAACCTGGGTATCTACCGGCAGCAGCCGATTGCCCGCAACAAGCTGATCATGCGCTGGCTGTCGCACCGCGGCGGCGCGCTGGATTTCCGTGACCACATGCTGGCCCACCCCGGCGAACCCTTCCCGGTGTCGGTGGCGCTGGGAGCGGATCCGGCCACGATCCTGGGCGCGGTCACCCCGGTGCCCGACGCGCTGTCCGAATACCAGTTTGCGGGCCTGCTGCGCGGCGGCCGGACCGAAACGGTCAAGTGCATCGGCAACGACCTGACGGTGCCCGCATCGGCCGAAATCGTGCTGGAAGGCTACCTGCTGCCGTCGACCGATCCGCGCGCGGTAGCGCCCGTGGTGCCTGATGGCGTGACCCCGCCCCCCTCCACCGGCTACGAAATGGCGCTGGAAGGCCCGTACGGGGATCACACGGGCTATTACAACGAACAGGACTGGTTCCCGGTGTTCACGGTGGAACGTATCACCATGCGCCGCGACCCCATCTACCATTCCACCTATACCGGCAAGCCGCCCGACGAACCCGCGGTGCTGGGCGTGGCGCTGAACGAGGTGTTCACGCCGCTGCTGCGCCGCCAGCTGCCGGAAATCGTGGACTTCTACCTGCCGCCCGAAGGCTGCAGCTACCGCATGGCCGTGGTGTCGATCCGCAAGCAGTACGCCGGACACGCCAAGCGGGTCATGTTCGGCATCTGGAGCATTCTGCGGCAGTTCATGTACACCAAGTTCATCGTCGTGGTGGACGAGGACATCGACGTGCGCGACTGGGCCGAAGTCATCTGGGCGATCACCACCCGCATGGACCCGGTGCGCGACACGCTGTTGGTCGAGAACACGCCGATCGACTACCTGGACTTTGCGTCACCGGTGTCGGGACTGGGCGGCAAGATGGGGCTGGATGCCACCAACAAGTGGCCGGGCGAGACGACCCGCGAATGGGGCACGCCGATCGTGATGAACGACGAGGTCAAGTCACGCGTCGACGCGATGTGGGGCGAGCTGGGGCTTTGA
- a CDS encoding transglycosylase SLT domain-containing protein, translated as MPDAQPRTSLKLMATNAHKGVADLSRSFTGFLGLALLVVMGAVWSVPDLRNNVFQWHTDAVAASVPATPVDDVIVPLDVPHSRTVAFLESMGDGQSVHKLPAVKMSPAQVESLRRYITGKYRVSNEATRMLISTAYGVGQEMGLDPLLLLAIIAIESSFNPFAESQVGAQGLMQVLTRVHQDKFQHFGGEQAAFNPVANIRVGAMILRDCIARGGSLVTGLRMYVGVTADGVSPYGEKVLAERRRLASAAGMQQIAPLAKPAQSASNEPPRPAAGQQVVASSAMM; from the coding sequence ATGCCCGACGCGCAACCGCGCACGTCGCTCAAGCTGATGGCAACCAACGCCCACAAAGGCGTTGCCGACCTGTCACGCTCGTTCACCGGTTTTCTCGGCCTCGCATTATTGGTCGTCATGGGTGCCGTCTGGTCCGTCCCGGATCTGCGGAACAACGTTTTTCAATGGCACACCGACGCTGTAGCAGCTAGCGTGCCCGCTACCCCCGTGGACGACGTGATCGTTCCGCTGGATGTGCCGCACAGCCGCACGGTCGCTTTCCTGGAGTCCATGGGCGACGGCCAATCGGTGCACAAGCTGCCGGCCGTGAAGATGTCCCCGGCCCAGGTCGAATCGCTGCGCCGCTACATCACGGGCAAGTACCGTGTGTCGAACGAAGCGACCCGCATGCTGATTTCTACCGCCTATGGCGTGGGCCAGGAGATGGGTCTGGATCCCCTCCTGCTGCTGGCGATCATCGCCATCGAATCGAGCTTCAATCCGTTTGCCGAAAGCCAGGTAGGCGCCCAGGGCCTCATGCAGGTCCTGACCCGGGTGCACCAGGACAAATTCCAGCATTTTGGTGGCGAGCAGGCTGCGTTCAATCCGGTCGCGAACATCCGCGTCGGCGCCATGATCCTGCGTGACTGCATCGCCCGCGGCGGTTCGCTGGTGACGGGTCTGCGCATGTATGTGGGCGTGACCGCCGATGGCGTGAGCCCGTATGGCGAGAAGGTCCTGGCCGAACGCCGCCGCCTGGCATCCGCTGCCGGCATGCAACAGATCGCGCCGCTGGCCAAGCCTGCGCAGTCCGCGTCGAACGAACCCCCGCGCCCCGCCGCCGGTCAGCAAGTGGTTGCCTCGTCGGCCATGATGTAA